The Pantoea trifolii nucleotide sequence CGCCGGCATGGTGCCGCCCATTGCTGTCGCGTATGCCGGAAGTGAATCAGGCGCTGGCGATGCCGCTCGGCCATGGCGCATTAGCGCTGGGCGAACGTCGTCGTTTGGGGAAAACCCTGCAGGCCAGCGGCTACGACCGCGCCTATGTACTGCCGAACTCCTTCAAATCTGCGCTGGTGCCGTTTTTCGCCGGGATCAAACGTCGCACTGGCTGGCGCGGCGAGATGCGCTATGGCGTGTTGAATGATGTGCGCGTGCTGGACAAAGCGGCCTTTCCGTTGATGGTTGAGCGCTATGTGGCGCTCGGCTATGACAAACCGGTTGCTTCCGCGCAGCAGCTGCCACAGCCATTGCTGTGGCCGCAATTGCGTGTTGATGACGATGAAAAGCAGATGACGGCGGCACAGTTTGCGCTGTCGGCCGATCGTCCGGTGATTGGCTTTTGCCCGGGCGCAGAGTTTGGCCCGGCGAAGCGCTGGCCGCACTACCATTATGCAGCGCTGGCAGAGCAACTGATTGGCGAAGGTTATCAGGTGGTGCTGTTCGGTTCGGCGAAAGATCGCGAAACCGGCGACACCATTGTGCAGACGCTGTCTGAAGTGGCGCGTGCGCACTGCAAAAATCTGGCAGGTGATACGCAGCTCGAGCAAGCGGTGATTCTGCTGGCGAAC carries:
- the rfaF gene encoding ADP-heptose--LPS heptosyltransferase RfaF, which gives rise to MKILVIGPSWVGDMMMSQSLYRTLKAEHPEAVIDVMAPAWCRPLLSRMPEVNQALAMPLGHGALALGERRRLGKTLQASGYDRAYVLPNSFKSALVPFFAGIKRRTGWRGEMRYGVLNDVRVLDKAAFPLMVERYVALGYDKPVASAQQLPQPLLWPQLRVDDDEKQMTAAQFALSADRPVIGFCPGAEFGPAKRWPHYHYAALAEQLIGEGYQVVLFGSAKDRETGDTIVQTLSEVARAHCKNLAGDTQLEQAVILLANCAAVVSNDSGLMHIAAALNRPLVALYGPSSPDFTPPLSQHARIIRLITGYHKVRKGDAEQGYHQSLIDIQPARVHQELSALLHPVQE